In the genome of Zobellia nedashkovskayae, the window GATATAGATTTTTTAAAATTACTTGTAGGTGCAGTTGCCCTGGCTATACTAGTGCAATCCGTCACTTCGTTTCTATTGACGAAAATATTGAGCGTTCAGGCACAGTTTCTAATCTCTGAACTTAGGGCTCAGGTACAGAAAAAAGTACTATCGTTACCTATTAGCTTTTTTGATAATGCAAAATCTGGAGCTTTGGTGTCCCGTATAATGAGTGATGTAGAAGGGGTACGTAACCTAATCGGCACAGGTCTGGTACAACTTGTTGGTGGTACTATTACCGCGGTGGTTTCACTTATATTGCTTTTGCGGATTAGTTGGACAATGACAATCTTCACATTAGTGCCTCTGGCCATTTTTGCATTGATTGCGCTTAAGGCATTTAAAATCATTAGACCCATTTTTAGAAATAGGGGAAAAATAAATGCAGAGGTAACAGGACGTCTTACCGAAACTTTAGGCGGAGTGCGTGTAATCAAAGGCTTTAATGCCGAGGAACAAGAAAATAAAATATTTGAAAAAGGGGTTGATCGTCTTTTTCAAAATGTAAAAAAGAGTTTAACTGCCACTGCTTTCATGACTAGTTCGTCTACCTTCCTTTTGGGTATTGCCACAACGGGAATTATGGGCATAGGTGGTTATAAGATAATGATGGATGAGCTTACGATAGGTGAATTCTTAACCTTTACCTTTTTATTAGGGTTGATGGTCGCACCTATTGTTCAGATGAGTAATATTGGTAGTCAGTTAACAGAAGCCTTGGCTGGTTTGGATCGTACCGAAGAACTTATGAATATGGTTCCGGAATCTGATGAAGAAAACCGGACCATAGTTCTGGACGATATTAAAGGTGATATTGTTTTTGATGATGTATCCTTTGCTTATGAGGAAGATAAAGAAGTGCTTCATAATATTAATTTTGAAGTAAAATCTGGTAACGTAGTTGCTTTGGTGGGTAGTTCCGGTTCTGGAAAATCTACCATAGCCGGGTTGGCAGCTACTTTTTTAAATCCTCAGTCGGGTAAGATTACCATAGACGGTAAGGATGTAGCAAAAGTTAACCTAAACAGTTTTAGGCAGCACCTTGGAGTGGTCTTACAAGATGATTTTCTTTTTGAGGGCACTATACGTGAGAACATTCTATTCCCGCGACCTAATGCTACGGAAGAACAATTGCAGCAATCGGTAAAAGCTGCTTACGTAAATGAATTTACGGATAGGTTTGAAGATGGATTGGATACTTTGATAGGGGAGCGGGGCGTTAAACTTTCCGGTGGTCAACGCCAACGTATTGCTATTGCACGAGCTGTTTTGGCAGATCCTAAAATTTTAATTCTAGATGAGGCTACATCTAATTTGGATACGGAAAGCGAAGCTTTGATTCAAAAGAGTTTAGCGGCCTTAACAGAAGGTCGTACCACTTTTGTAATAGCACACAGATTGAGCACCATCCGAAAAGCAAATCAGATTTTGGTTATTGAAAACGGAAAAATTGCTGAACAAGGTACCCACGATGAGCTTATTGCCAAAGAAGGCAGGTACTTCAATTTATTTACCTATCAGGCAAGAATCTAACTCTCCGGAGCTAGTTCTACTTCTAATCCGTCTAAATCTGGGGTCATGTGAATTTGACAACCCAAACGGCTGTTGTCCTTGACATCAAAAGCTTCGGCCAACATAGCATCTTCATCATCTGATTTCTCAGGAAGATTGTGGTCTGAAGTAACATAGCACTGGCAAGAAGCGCACATAGCCATTCCGCCACAAATACCAATAGTACCCTCAGGAGCTAATTCGTATGAGCGAACTACTTCCATAAGATTCATATTCATATCAGTTGGGGCATCTACCTCATGGGCAACACCATCTCGGTCGGTAATTTTTATTTTAATGTCGGTCATTAGGATACTTAATTATAATTTGGCCTTTAGTCACTTTTAATCAATAGACTTTACAACTGCCTTTGGTGCTTCTTTCTTACTACCGTCAAAACCGGTTACGCCCCCTACAGTAGTATATTTCATTACATATTTCTTATCAGGATAAATACGCTGATAAGCACTTTGGCACATTAACGTTGCTTCATGAAACCCACAAAGAATCAACTTTAATTTTCCAGGATAGGTATTAACATCGCCAATAGCATAAATACCTGGTACATTAGTTTGATAATCGAATGTGTCTACTTTAATGGCATTTTTCTCAATATCAAGCCCCCAATCTGCAATTGGTCCTAATTTGGGAGAAAGCCCAAAAAGCGGAACAAAATTATCAACTTCCAAGATAACATCCTCATCAGGATTTGTTGTTTTTCTAATAGTAACGGCCTCTAGGGTTTTCTCACCTTGGAGTCCCACAATTTCACCAGGAGTAACTAAATTAATTTTACCTGCGTTCTTAAGGTGTTGTACTTTTTCTACGGAGTCTAGTGCACCTCTAAATTCACTTCTACGGTGAACCAAAGTAACCTGCGAAGCTACATCTGCTAAAAATATACTCCAATCCAAAGCAGAATCACCACCACCAGCTATAACCACTCTTTTATCACGGTAGACCTCAGGGTCTTTTATGATATAGGCAACGCCATTGTCTTCGTATTTATTGAGATTTTCAAGTAACGGTTTACGAGGTTCAAAACTACCCAATCCACCTGCAATAGCTACAATAGGGGCATGGTGCTTGGTTCCTTTGTTGGTCGTTACTATAAATGTACCGTCTTCTAGTTTTTCTATGGTCTGCGCTCTTTCGCCTAAGGTAAACCCAGGTTCAAAAGGTTTTATTTGTTCCATTAAATTAGTCACCAAATCGCCTGCCAATACCTCGGGAAAACCTGGTATATCGTAAATTGGTTTTTTAGGATAAATTTCGGAACATTGACCACCAGATTGTGGTAGCGCGTCTATTAAATGACATTTGAGCTGTAGAAGGCCTGCCTCAAAAACGGCAAAAAGCCCTGTTGGGCCAGCTCCAATAATCAATATATCTGTTTTGATCATCGGGTTTACATTAAAATTCGGACAAAATTAGAATTAAAAAATTGATAAGAATATGATTAAAATCAGTGTATTATGCACCAATATTAATCACCTCTTCAATTTGTGGAGCGTATTTTTTTATAGTCATTTCAACACCACTTTTTAAAGTCATTTGATTAACGCTACATCCAACACATGCTCCTTCTAACTTCACCTTTACGGACTTCTCGTCATCTATGGAAACCAAAGAAATATCTCCTCCATCACTCTGTAAAAACGGACGAATCTCTTCTAGCGCTTTTTCTACATTCTGTTTTAATTCTTCAGATGTCATATTATTTTTTCTTAACGACAGAACAACCCGCCATAGTTGTTATCTTAATTGCTTCGGTAGGGGGAAGATTTTTATTTCTACCCACAACTTCTCGCACTACATTTTTTGTTATCTCTTCAAACGCCAATTCAACTGGTGTAGCCGTTTGCATAGCAGCTGGTCTTCCAATATCACCAGCTTCTCGTATACTTTGTACTAAAGGAACCTCACCTAAAAAAGGTACTTTTAAATCTTCGGAAAGATTTTTTGCACCTTCTTTACCAAAAATATAGTACTTATTATCTGGAAGCTCATCAGGAGTAAAATAAGCCATATTTTCCACGATTCCCAATACAGGAACATTTATGGATTCTTGCTGGAACATTGCAACTCCTTTTCTAGCATCTGCCAAAGCAACATTCTGTGGGGTACTAACCACTACTGCACCGGTAATAGGCATAGCTTGCATGATACTTAAGTGAATATCACCAGTTCCCGGAGGAAGGTCAAGCAACATAAAATCCAATTCTCCCCAGTGTGCATCAAAAATCATTTGATTCAGTGCTTTTGCGGCCATAGGTCCACGCCAAATAACTGCTTGATCTGGTTGAGTGAAAAACCCAATGGAAAGTAGCTTTACGCCATAGCTCTCTACTGGCTTCATTTTAGATTTCCCATCAACATTTACGGCCAATGGTTTTTCCATAGGAACATCAAACATAATAGGAATAGAAGGCCCGTAAATATCTGCATCTAAAATTCCTACCTTAAAGCCCATTTTGGCTAGGGTAACGGCTAAATTTGCAGTAACCGTAGATTTTCCAACACCACCTTTGCCTGAAGCAACGGCAATTATGTTTTGGATACCCGGTAAAGGTTTTCCTTTTATTTCGTTGGTTTTTGGCTTTGCAGGAGCATCAACTTTAATGTTGATTTTTATCTTGGCCTTTTCATATACCTCCCGGTGTATGATTTTCAGAATTTCGACCTCGGTCTTTTTTCTAGCCTGTAAGCTTGGGTTGCTGATGGTAATATCTACCTCAACCTCATCACCAAAAATCTGTATATTCTTAACGGCACCACTTTCTACCATATTCTGTCCTTCGCCAGGTACGGTAATATTCTCTAGTGCTCTTAAAACTTCTTTTTTATCAATCTTCATTATATAAAATCATTCTAAAGAACAAAGATACGCCATAGCGTCGAGAGGGTAAAGAGATGACATTGAAAAGTGGTATGTCTTAATAGGTATTATTGATAAATAGCCGTAAAATAGTATTCAGAAGAAGTGTTTTTTAGACTAAAATTATATTTTTTAGAAAAAAAAGGATTACCCTAGTTCTTTAAAAGGGTCCCAAAAGTGTTTTTCAAAATCTATGATCTGATTTTCTTTTATGGTAATACCCTCGTTTTCTAGTAGTTGTTGCATCAGGTTGGTGCCATCAAAATGATGCTTTCCGGTAAGTAATCCAATTTTATTCACCACTCTGTGAGCAGGTATTTCGGGCATATTTCCTGCTCCGTTCATTGCCCAGCCTACCATTCTAGCGCTTCGGGCAGCGCCTAGATATTTCGCTATGGCACCATATGAGGTAACTCTGCCCTCAGGTATGAGCTTGGCCACTTCGTACACTTTTTGAAAGAAATTTTTGTTCTCGGGATTCATTAGCGATAGGCTATTCTAAAAACGGTTATTGTCAATAATACCAACATTAGTCCGCTAAGGATGTAATTACTATTCTTAGAAAAACGATTGGATTTATTCTCTAATTTATTAAAATATACCGTGTACATATAAAGTACTGTAAAAGTACCTGAACCTGCAGCGAATATAAAGACCAGAATATCCCAAACCTCAAACTTGATCCAACCTGATGCATTCCACATAATATTAAGCCCACTGTAATAGGGTATGGTCAAAAGGTTTAATCCCGCCAGAAGTATGCCTTTAAAGAAACTATTCTTCTTGCTGACCTTAACAATCTTTTTTACCTTCTTTTTATTTCGTCCTGCAGCTATGAAAAAATATACCATAAAAAAAGCAAAAACTACAACTGCAATTTTGAGTAGTACATCAACTACCTCAGGATTTTTATGAAGAAATTTTGATATATACACAGCAATTGTAGCCTGAAGAATAACCATAACGGCCACTCCCAGACTAAAAATTATACCGTTTAATTTGCCTTTTTCTACACTAACCTTTGCGGCGTTCATGTTTAGAAGCCCCGGAGGTACGGTAGCCATGAAAGCTGCCGAGAACGTAGCAAAAAAAAGAATCAAAAGATGCTGCAT includes:
- a CDS encoding NifU family protein encodes the protein MTSEELKQNVEKALEEIRPFLQSDGGDISLVSIDDEKSVKVKLEGACVGCSVNQMTLKSGVEMTIKKYAPQIEEVINIGA
- a CDS encoding MGMT family protein, encoding MNPENKNFFQKVYEVAKLIPEGRVTSYGAIAKYLGAARSARMVGWAMNGAGNMPEIPAHRVVNKIGLLTGKHHFDGTNLMQQLLENEGITIKENQIIDFEKHFWDPFKELG
- a CDS encoding LysE family transporter is translated as MQHLLILFFATFSAAFMATVPPGLLNMNAAKVSVEKGKLNGIIFSLGVAVMVILQATIAVYISKFLHKNPEVVDVLLKIAVVVFAFFMVYFFIAAGRNKKKVKKIVKVSKKNSFFKGILLAGLNLLTIPYYSGLNIMWNASGWIKFEVWDILVFIFAAGSGTFTVLYMYTVYFNKLENKSNRFSKNSNYILSGLMLVLLTITVFRIAYR
- a CDS encoding Mrp/NBP35 family ATP-binding protein, which encodes MKIDKKEVLRALENITVPGEGQNMVESGAVKNIQIFGDEVEVDITISNPSLQARKKTEVEILKIIHREVYEKAKIKINIKVDAPAKPKTNEIKGKPLPGIQNIIAVASGKGGVGKSTVTANLAVTLAKMGFKVGILDADIYGPSIPIMFDVPMEKPLAVNVDGKSKMKPVESYGVKLLSIGFFTQPDQAVIWRGPMAAKALNQMIFDAHWGELDFMLLDLPPGTGDIHLSIMQAMPITGAVVVSTPQNVALADARKGVAMFQQESINVPVLGIVENMAYFTPDELPDNKYYIFGKEGAKNLSEDLKVPFLGEVPLVQSIREAGDIGRPAAMQTATPVELAFEEITKNVVREVVGRNKNLPPTEAIKITTMAGCSVVKKK
- a CDS encoding ABC transporter ATP-binding protein, encoding MAEKKVSMLTAFKTIIWPRRNLVFIGLLLIVISKAASFVAPLSLKYLMDDIIPNKDIDFLKLLVGAVALAILVQSVTSFLLTKILSVQAQFLISELRAQVQKKVLSLPISFFDNAKSGALVSRIMSDVEGVRNLIGTGLVQLVGGTITAVVSLILLLRISWTMTIFTLVPLAIFALIALKAFKIIRPIFRNRGKINAEVTGRLTETLGGVRVIKGFNAEEQENKIFEKGVDRLFQNVKKSLTATAFMTSSSTFLLGIATTGIMGIGGYKIMMDELTIGEFLTFTFLLGLMVAPIVQMSNIGSQLTEALAGLDRTEELMNMVPESDEENRTIVLDDIKGDIVFDDVSFAYEEDKEVLHNINFEVKSGNVVALVGSSGSGKSTIAGLAATFLNPQSGKITIDGKDVAKVNLNSFRQHLGVVLQDDFLFEGTIRENILFPRPNATEEQLQQSVKAAYVNEFTDRFEDGLDTLIGERGVKLSGGQRQRIAIARAVLADPKILILDEATSNLDTESEALIQKSLAALTEGRTTFVIAHRLSTIRKANQILVIENGKIAEQGTHDELIAKEGRYFNLFTYQARI
- a CDS encoding 2Fe-2S iron-sulfur cluster-binding protein; translation: MTDIKIKITDRDGVAHEVDAPTDMNMNLMEVVRSYELAPEGTIGICGGMAMCASCQCYVTSDHNLPEKSDDEDAMLAEAFDVKDNSRLGCQIHMTPDLDGLEVELAPES
- a CDS encoding NAD(P)/FAD-dependent oxidoreductase, translating into MIKTDILIIGAGPTGLFAVFEAGLLQLKCHLIDALPQSGGQCSEIYPKKPIYDIPGFPEVLAGDLVTNLMEQIKPFEPGFTLGERAQTIEKLEDGTFIVTTNKGTKHHAPIVAIAGGLGSFEPRKPLLENLNKYEDNGVAYIIKDPEVYRDKRVVIAGGGDSALDWSIFLADVASQVTLVHRRSEFRGALDSVEKVQHLKNAGKINLVTPGEIVGLQGEKTLEAVTIRKTTNPDEDVILEVDNFVPLFGLSPKLGPIADWGLDIEKNAIKVDTFDYQTNVPGIYAIGDVNTYPGKLKLILCGFHEATLMCQSAYQRIYPDKKYVMKYTTVGGVTGFDGSKKEAPKAVVKSID